A section of the Paenibacillus odorifer genome encodes:
- the yunB gene encoding sporulation protein YunB: MGRLKKWGNRRLRIPDLGHFRLPKINGDTNRRFSARSSAFKSKPSRAAVRPQRTRFEAKRSKGRFRLSSRPESKVTVAGGKTHKPRSRRKFWLIASLVILVLVLQSLRYVELHMKPPILHLAQIRVKQIATESINKAITSQVANGGNAEELIDWKTDKNGKISGFMLNYAEHMRITSQAAQVIQSTLQELHNRTEYIPLGQALGSPLIASYGPDIPIKIEPQGAVKVELSTRQQNAGINMILVEVYIHIVTEVAVVIPFDMEPQVVDTEIPVSYLMVVGDVPMYYYDNQGQPVGANGSSAPGIAIPAPAVGGDKSGAVDQGKDTSSNSQKDNNPSPAATDPASTGADHTEEDKGAGGGN, encoded by the coding sequence ATGGGCAGATTGAAAAAATGGGGGAACCGAAGGCTGAGAATACCTGATCTAGGCCATTTTCGGCTGCCAAAAATAAATGGGGACACGAATCGGAGATTCTCAGCAAGAAGCTCCGCATTCAAGTCAAAACCCAGCCGGGCAGCGGTTAGGCCGCAGCGTACGCGCTTTGAAGCCAAACGTAGCAAAGGCCGCTTTAGGTTATCCAGCCGGCCAGAGAGTAAGGTAACGGTTGCAGGCGGAAAAACACATAAGCCAAGAAGCCGACGCAAATTTTGGCTGATAGCATCTTTAGTAATACTTGTGCTGGTGCTGCAGTCACTTCGCTATGTGGAGCTGCATATGAAGCCGCCCATCCTGCATTTAGCACAAATACGTGTGAAGCAAATCGCTACGGAATCGATTAATAAGGCGATTACCTCTCAGGTTGCGAATGGAGGGAATGCGGAAGAGCTAATTGATTGGAAGACGGATAAGAACGGGAAAATATCAGGGTTCATGCTCAACTACGCGGAGCATATGCGTATTACTTCGCAAGCGGCACAGGTCATTCAGTCTACGCTGCAGGAATTGCATAATCGAACAGAATATATTCCGCTGGGGCAGGCGCTGGGCAGTCCCCTTATCGCTTCTTATGGACCCGATATTCCGATCAAGATTGAACCACAAGGTGCGGTTAAGGTTGAACTCAGTACTCGCCAGCAAAACGCTGGGATCAATATGATTCTGGTCGAGGTATATATTCATATTGTGACAGAGGTTGCAGTCGTCATTCCTTTTGATATGGAGCCGCAGGTAGTGGATACAGAAATTCCTGTGTCTTATCTGATGGTTGTTGGAGATGTACCTATGTATTACTACGATAATCAAGGTCAACCTGTGGGGGCGAACGGCAGCAGTGCTCCGGGAATTGCTATTCCTGCTCCAGCTGTAGGTGGGGATAAGAGTGGAGCAGTGGATCAGGGTAAGGATACCTCCAGCAACAGTCAGAAAGATAACAACCCGTCTCCAGCGGCAACTGATCCCGCGAGTACGGGTGCAGACCATACGGAAGAAGATAAAGGAGCGGGCGGAGGAAATTAA
- a CDS encoding tetratricopeptide repeat-containing glycosyltransferase family 2 protein, producing MIIKNEANHLEKCLSSVCGLVSEIIIADTGSEDNSKEIAQRFGAKIIDIPWENDFTKARNISLEYATSAWVLVLDADEAVDHWSENLLQPLLGAEYIHGYWLPIIHYVGDIPKADFVTDHVCRLFRNDKRIIFRGSIHEEIASSIWELPAGEIAYADLRILHYGYLEDELMRKNKYNRNLALINNGLRLQPNHLFLRYALGAEYYQQGQYKEAAEILLPLLTSTPAPSGYVSDIYLKTAYALQLCGRKQEAEEVFRTGSGLFPDFTDLLESYALLLLEQGKLSSAKHYLEQALQSGNTAHKYPSSSGSGTYRTELLAGRVCEKLYQYPDAWRHYEASIQHKPDYTEAWKEFVPLSLFSGEKVMLRALTHNHLHSLSPDTLSYLLPAALNARDPEWQAELSTASQLPLSVQVALQAILEINNQPEHLQTLAPLEQLLHDPSHLSNRSFVLGYLWAFSCRIGDTESAMRWLVCLLPYRPGILSIHHLLAGNYRLKADLSDLNYAAQLLLQTGAWNSLLALYRHSQGSSFQWSSLPQPLLYGLLEAPTSIKKQWCSIYVSKPPQYQTPADCTEWQLYAAIAYSCGEVPILHIEDEAALRRVGGATAAVSLAYYKLQLAAEVYPQGIPSAHISSALLLRSASRT from the coding sequence ATGATCATTAAGAACGAGGCAAACCATCTGGAGAAATGCTTATCCTCTGTGTGCGGGCTAGTATCTGAGATTATCATTGCGGATACAGGTTCAGAGGATAACAGTAAAGAAATCGCTCAGAGGTTCGGTGCAAAGATTATCGACATTCCTTGGGAAAATGATTTTACCAAAGCTCGGAATATAAGCCTAGAGTATGCAACTTCTGCTTGGGTTCTGGTGCTGGATGCCGATGAGGCTGTGGATCATTGGAGTGAGAATCTGCTCCAGCCCTTGCTTGGTGCCGAGTATATTCATGGGTATTGGCTGCCCATTATCCACTATGTCGGTGATATACCTAAAGCGGATTTTGTTACAGATCATGTCTGTCGATTATTCAGAAATGACAAAAGAATTATTTTTCGCGGAAGTATTCATGAGGAGATTGCCAGCAGCATTTGGGAGCTTCCAGCGGGGGAGATCGCTTATGCAGATTTGCGTATTTTGCACTACGGATATTTAGAAGATGAATTGATGCGTAAAAATAAATATAACCGCAATTTAGCACTTATCAACAACGGTCTGCGGCTTCAACCAAACCATCTTTTTCTTCGTTATGCGTTAGGGGCAGAGTATTATCAGCAGGGACAATATAAAGAAGCGGCAGAGATCCTCCTTCCGCTGCTCACCTCCACTCCAGCCCCTTCCGGTTATGTCTCAGATATTTACCTTAAGACGGCTTACGCCTTACAACTATGTGGCCGAAAGCAGGAAGCTGAGGAAGTTTTTCGTACGGGGAGCGGTCTTTTTCCCGATTTCACGGATTTATTAGAAAGCTATGCCCTCCTGTTACTGGAACAAGGGAAGCTCAGCTCAGCCAAGCACTACTTGGAGCAAGCACTTCAGAGCGGGAATACAGCACATAAATACCCTTCTTCCTCGGGCAGTGGAACGTATCGAACAGAACTACTAGCCGGGAGAGTGTGTGAGAAGTTATACCAATACCCGGATGCGTGGAGACATTACGAGGCTTCCATACAACATAAGCCTGATTATACCGAAGCGTGGAAAGAATTTGTCCCACTAAGCCTTTTTTCTGGGGAGAAGGTGATGCTACGAGCATTGACCCACAACCATCTGCACTCTTTATCCCCTGATACTTTGAGTTATCTTCTGCCCGCAGCGCTCAATGCCCGCGATCCGGAATGGCAAGCTGAGCTTTCTACAGCCAGCCAGTTACCCTTATCTGTTCAGGTTGCATTGCAGGCGATTCTGGAAATAAACAATCAACCAGAACATCTTCAGACACTCGCACCGCTTGAACAGCTGCTTCATGATCCTTCCCATCTTTCCAACCGATCCTTTGTACTTGGCTACCTGTGGGCTTTCTCTTGCCGTATTGGAGATACTGAGTCTGCCATGCGCTGGCTTGTCTGTCTATTGCCTTACAGACCGGGGATTTTATCGATCCATCATCTTTTAGCGGGGAATTATAGGCTTAAAGCTGATCTTTCGGATCTCAACTATGCAGCACAATTGCTGCTTCAGACTGGTGCTTGGAATAGTTTATTAGCACTTTATCGGCATTCGCAAGGTTCTTCCTTTCAATGGTCCAGTCTGCCGCAGCCTTTACTTTACGGTTTACTCGAAGCCCCCACCTCCATAAAAAAACAATGGTGCTCTATTTATGTCAGCAAGCCTCCTCAATATCAAACGCCTGCGGACTGTACCGAGTGGCAATTATACGCTGCGATAGCCTACTCCTGCGGAGAGGTGCCCATCCTTCATATAGAAGATGAAGCCGCTTTGCGTAGAGTCGGGGGGGCTACCGCAGCCGTGAGCCTCGCTTATTACAAGCTGCAGCTCGCAGCAGAAGTTTATCCGCAAGGGATACCGTCAGCTCATATCTCTTCTGCGCTGCTTCTGAGATCTGCCAGCCGGACTTAG
- a CDS encoding GbsR/MarR family transcriptional regulator, with protein MNDLEGLTPEQIEKISKARERVIDSIGKNMDLYGITLSIGHLYGYMYFNQGPVTLDELSKTMGMSKTSMSTGVRTLLDLKMIDKVWGRGTRKDLFTTVPDWHQNFSDYFSIKWRKAVEGNMISLAKSLAEINDMKKEYSDDSKLMQLLNTDEEKITESINYYRWLLKLIESFESGKIFEFIPKET; from the coding sequence ATGAACGATTTAGAAGGGCTTACGCCCGAACAAATAGAGAAGATTAGTAAAGCCCGTGAACGTGTGATCGATTCTATCGGCAAAAACATGGATCTGTATGGCATTACCTTGTCTATTGGACATTTATACGGTTATATGTACTTCAATCAAGGTCCAGTGACACTGGATGAGCTCAGCAAAACAATGGGAATGAGTAAAACGTCCATGAGTACGGGAGTCCGTACCCTTCTAGATCTGAAAATGATCGACAAAGTATGGGGGAGAGGGACGCGCAAAGACTTGTTCACCACTGTGCCTGACTGGCATCAGAACTTCAGTGATTACTTCTCTATTAAATGGAGAAAAGCCGTCGAAGGTAATATGATCTCACTAGCGAAATCACTTGCAGAAATTAACGATATGAAAAAAGAGTATAGTGACGATAGTAAACTTATGCAGCTCTTAAATACAGATGAAGAAAAAATAACTGAATCCATTAACTACTACCGCTGGTTGCTGAAACTAATAGAATCTTTTGAGAGTGGCAAAATTTTTGAATTTATCCCTAAAGAAACTTAA
- a CDS encoding TVP38/TMEM64 family protein, translated as MTETINTWIDWLLQTLGLSGPSILFVTIPLALLQSILGFFPFVILIVLHVSVFNVIGGMLISWLACNLGGILMYFLIRRYLYNWFDRKWRTKLKRYDKWQRYLDRYGIWTLVLLRTIPIIPNNVINFMSAVSPIKASSFIWGTVLGNLSYIWLFGTIGSTLIVPREEWNGYLTWYAVFIAILIGIFIRRHWDHLQEDKRSRMH; from the coding sequence ATGACAGAGACCATAAATACCTGGATTGATTGGCTGCTGCAAACGCTGGGCCTTAGCGGGCCATCTATTTTATTCGTGACCATCCCGCTCGCACTTTTGCAGAGTATATTAGGATTTTTTCCATTCGTAATTTTGATCGTGCTGCATGTCTCTGTTTTTAACGTAATTGGAGGCATGCTGATCAGTTGGCTGGCCTGCAATCTAGGCGGAATACTGATGTATTTTCTTATTCGGAGATATCTGTATAACTGGTTTGACCGAAAATGGAGAACCAAACTGAAGCGCTATGATAAATGGCAACGTTACTTGGATCGATACGGGATTTGGACGCTGGTACTATTGCGTACGATTCCGATTATTCCGAACAATGTAATCAATTTCATGTCTGCTGTTTCACCGATTAAAGCCTCATCCTTTATATGGGGAACCGTGCTTGGTAATTTATCTTATATATGGTTATTCGGTACGATTGGATCAACTTTAATTGTTCCGCGTGAAGAATGGAATGGTTATCTTACCTGGTATGCGGTGTTTATTGCTATTCTCATTGGCATCTTTATTCGGCGTCATTGGGACCATTTGCAGGAGGATAAGCGGAGCAGAATGCACTAA
- a CDS encoding glycine betaine ABC transporter substrate-binding protein, whose translation MKKKNIGVFLLVIMMIAVIAGCSSSSKEKVKLAYVAWDSEIASTYVVKEVLETKLGATVEMLQVDAGPMWAGVADGSADGMVAAWLPSTHAAYLEKYGAKIEDLGANLNGTKVGLAVPAYMDINSIEDLKNSDMAAKLNNRIIGIEPGAGIMTTTEKAIAEYDLSDYTLLESSSAAMAQELQKAYDNNEPIVVTGWTPHWMFANMDLKYLEDPKGVYGADEQIHTMVRQGLKDDMPNVYKFLDQFEWTAEDMAKVMIEVQGGKSPEEAAKTWVESNPDKVNAWVAGIEL comes from the coding sequence ATGAAGAAGAAAAATATAGGGGTATTCCTGTTAGTTATTATGATGATTGCTGTTATTGCTGGATGTTCTTCATCAAGTAAAGAGAAGGTAAAATTAGCATATGTAGCATGGGATTCGGAAATTGCGAGTACTTATGTAGTAAAGGAAGTACTTGAAACTAAGCTTGGAGCTACCGTTGAAATGCTGCAGGTAGATGCTGGCCCAATGTGGGCTGGGGTTGCAGACGGTAGTGCGGATGGAATGGTTGCAGCTTGGCTGCCAAGCACCCATGCGGCTTATCTAGAAAAGTATGGTGCAAAAATTGAAGATTTGGGTGCGAATCTAAACGGAACTAAGGTTGGCTTGGCTGTTCCAGCCTATATGGATATTAATTCTATTGAAGACTTGAAGAACAGTGATATGGCAGCAAAGCTGAACAATCGCATTATCGGCATTGAGCCAGGTGCTGGCATTATGACAACCACAGAAAAGGCTATTGCGGAATATGATCTTAGCGATTACACACTTCTTGAAAGCTCATCCGCAGCGATGGCTCAGGAACTGCAAAAGGCTTATGACAACAACGAGCCAATCGTTGTTACAGGTTGGACACCACACTGGATGTTCGCCAATATGGATCTGAAGTATCTGGAAGATCCAAAAGGGGTTTATGGTGCGGATGAACAGATCCACACGATGGTCCGCCAAGGTCTGAAAGATGACATGCCGAATGTCTACAAATTCCTGGATCAATTCGAATGGACAGCGGAAGATATGGCTAAAGTAATGATTGAGGTTCAGGGTGGTAAGTCACCAGAAGAAGCCGCTAAAACTTGGGTTGAGAGCAATCCGGATAAAGTGAATGCTTGGGTTGCAGGTATAGAATTGTAA
- a CDS encoding glycosyltransferase: MSSHRGPLRKTSGNRLTAIMQVRNEAGRYLEQVLEELSEFVDDIVIVDDGSTDNTAQLCLSFAKVKKLVTLQSSLFNREWELRQTLWELAVSTNPDWLLSVDADEFYEESAKREMRRLIDQDVYDWVSFRLFDFWGGTTHYREDEHWNIHTKHTRTLVRYLPTFHYFFPKMDHHVPRLPLSYSVLPGFLTELRVKHYGWAISPEELRRKYSRYLELDPEGRWGSLEQYESILDEQPHLVEWQEEH; encoded by the coding sequence ATGAGTAGTCATAGAGGGCCACTCCGCAAAACATCTGGCAATCGTCTGACTGCTATAATGCAGGTTAGGAACGAAGCCGGAAGGTATTTAGAGCAGGTGCTGGAGGAATTAAGTGAGTTCGTGGATGATATTGTGATCGTGGATGATGGAAGTACAGATAATACGGCTCAGTTATGTCTCTCTTTTGCCAAAGTTAAGAAGCTCGTAACCCTGCAAAGCTCTTTGTTTAACCGTGAATGGGAGCTGCGGCAAACATTGTGGGAGCTGGCGGTATCTACGAATCCGGATTGGCTGCTGTCTGTGGACGCCGATGAGTTCTATGAAGAGTCTGCTAAACGGGAGATGAGGCGACTCATCGATCAGGATGTGTATGACTGGGTATCCTTCCGATTATTTGATTTTTGGGGCGGCACCACACATTACCGTGAAGATGAGCATTGGAATATCCACACGAAACATACCCGTACACTAGTCCGCTATTTGCCGACCTTTCATTATTTTTTTCCGAAAATGGATCATCATGTGCCAAGGCTTCCGCTCTCTTATTCGGTATTGCCGGGTTTTCTTACCGAGCTGCGTGTGAAACATTATGGTTGGGCGATATCCCCTGAGGAGCTTCGGCGAAAATACTCGCGTTACCTGGAGCTTGATCCAGAGGGGCGCTGGGGTAGTCTGGAGCAGTACGAATCTATCCTTGATGAGCAGCCCCATCTGGTAGAATGGCAAGAGGAGCATTGA
- a CDS encoding tetratricopeptide repeat-containing glycosyltransferase family 2 protein, with amino-acid sequence MNMPSQKPLISLCMIVKNEADSLSQCLKSVRGVADEIIVVDTGSTDSTLQIALSFGAKVVHHPWNGDFAAARNAGLQQAHGQWILILDGDEELDAKSKGELLLCAEHLEYEAFFLRIHNHKGLTEASQTITVNPIIRLFRNRPQYRFSGIIHEQIAETIVKATPKAAMHLSTVVIHHYGYADGVVAKKDKIKRNVGLLKEQLKLNPNDPFHHFNMAVEYMRLSEYQPALEHIKRSLNEAPPDTSYVHLLHKYQIRCLAELKDFNAALEACDLGITLHPDYPDLAHIKGVLLFQMGALAEAKTALLQALVIGEAPSGYHTESGFGSYLTFYLLGQLCEEIGDQTEACACYTKAAQLHPDPTPIITRLIRALKCAERENEISGWLHAHLPEYTAAKSGLLLDLLQIEGCDKAAKQLMKTTGQPSSNDSLFNPAYHPGRSELLLADRLLASLSSSTPYSPAAKRVRLALPLPRVSD; translated from the coding sequence ATGAACATGCCAAGCCAAAAACCTCTGATTTCGCTATGCATGATCGTTAAGAACGAAGCAGATAGCTTAAGCCAATGTTTAAAAAGCGTACGTGGTGTCGCCGATGAGATCATAGTAGTCGACACTGGCTCTACCGACTCCACGCTACAAATTGCTCTAAGCTTTGGAGCTAAAGTTGTTCACCATCCTTGGAATGGCGATTTTGCCGCTGCCCGCAACGCGGGTCTTCAGCAAGCCCACGGACAATGGATTCTCATTCTGGATGGAGATGAGGAACTGGATGCGAAAAGTAAGGGGGAGCTGTTGCTGTGTGCGGAGCATTTGGAGTATGAAGCTTTTTTTCTGCGCATTCATAATCATAAAGGTTTAACCGAAGCTTCACAGACCATTACTGTTAATCCGATTATCCGGCTATTCCGTAACCGCCCGCAGTACCGTTTCAGCGGCATCATCCACGAACAGATTGCAGAAACGATCGTAAAAGCTACACCCAAAGCAGCTATGCATTTAAGCACCGTAGTCATCCATCATTACGGTTATGCAGACGGCGTAGTAGCAAAAAAAGATAAGATCAAACGAAATGTCGGGCTACTCAAGGAACAGCTAAAGTTAAATCCCAATGACCCCTTTCACCATTTCAATATGGCTGTTGAATATATGCGGCTTAGTGAATATCAACCGGCTCTAGAGCATATCAAAAGATCACTTAACGAAGCTCCGCCCGACACAAGTTACGTTCATCTGCTGCACAAATATCAAATCCGCTGCCTGGCAGAATTAAAAGATTTCAACGCGGCGCTGGAAGCTTGCGATTTAGGGATAACCCTACATCCAGATTATCCTGACTTGGCTCATATCAAAGGTGTGCTGCTGTTTCAAATGGGAGCCCTAGCTGAGGCCAAAACAGCATTGCTGCAAGCCTTAGTCATTGGAGAAGCCCCTTCCGGTTACCATACCGAGTCTGGATTCGGATCTTATTTGACATTTTATTTGCTGGGACAGTTATGCGAAGAAATAGGCGATCAGACCGAGGCCTGTGCCTGTTATACCAAAGCTGCTCAGCTTCATCCCGATCCAACGCCCATTATAACCCGACTGATCCGAGCCTTAAAATGTGCTGAGCGCGAAAATGAAATTTCGGGCTGGCTTCACGCTCATCTACCCGAATACACAGCTGCTAAAAGCGGACTTCTCTTAGATTTATTGCAGATTGAGGGATGTGATAAGGCAGCAAAACAGCTGATGAAGACCACAGGGCAGCCCTCATCTAATGACTCGTTATTCAACCCAGCCTATCACCCAGGGCGTTCGGAGCTTTTGTTGGCGGATCGTCTGCTTGCCTCCCTCTCTTCTTCAACCCCCTATTCTCCAGCGGCTAAAAGAGTGCGGCTCGCACTTCCACTGCCCAGAGTTTCAGATTAG
- a CDS encoding ABC transporter permease, whose product MDIPKLPLGKALEWLENWLTTYCGPLFDFIHSIIGGMVAGIENALTFLPALVLIVIIAALSYWIGKWRMALFAVIGLLLIDNLGLWGPSMQSLALVLTASILAVVIGVPIGILCAQRNTVRNIVTPILDFMQTMPAFVYLLPAVSFFSLGVVPGVIASIIFAIPPTIRLTNLGIRQVSEELVEAADAFGSTPTQKLVKLQLPIALPTIMAGVNQTIMLSLSMVVISSMIGAQGVGAYVYRAVSQAKTGDGFEAGIAIVIIAILLDRLTQNALKPKQR is encoded by the coding sequence ATGGACATTCCTAAACTGCCTTTGGGAAAGGCACTCGAGTGGTTGGAAAATTGGCTGACGACTTATTGTGGGCCCCTGTTTGACTTCATCCATTCGATTATCGGTGGTATGGTGGCTGGCATTGAAAATGCACTTACCTTCCTGCCAGCACTAGTACTTATCGTGATTATTGCAGCTTTGTCTTATTGGATCGGTAAATGGCGCATGGCACTATTTGCGGTCATTGGGCTGCTTCTGATTGATAATCTTGGATTATGGGGACCTTCTATGCAGTCCTTGGCCCTTGTTCTAACCGCCTCGATATTGGCTGTAGTAATTGGTGTGCCGATTGGTATTTTATGTGCGCAGAGAAATACCGTTAGAAATATAGTTACGCCTATTTTGGACTTTATGCAGACGATGCCGGCTTTTGTATATTTATTGCCAGCGGTATCCTTTTTCTCACTGGGCGTAGTTCCAGGGGTTATAGCTTCGATTATTTTTGCAATTCCGCCAACGATTCGCTTGACCAATCTCGGAATTCGTCAGGTTTCGGAGGAACTGGTAGAGGCAGCAGATGCTTTCGGATCGACACCTACTCAGAAATTAGTTAAATTGCAGCTTCCAATCGCTTTACCAACAATTATGGCAGGTGTGAACCAGACAATTATGTTGTCACTGTCAATGGTTGTTATCTCATCGATGATTGGTGCACAGGGCGTGGGTGCCTATGTATACCGTGCGGTATCACAGGCTAAGACAGGAGACGGATTCGAAGCAGGGATTGCGATCGTTATTATTGCCATTCTGCTGGACCGTTTGACACAGAACGCACTAAAACCAAAACAAAGATAG
- a CDS encoding quaternary amine ABC transporter ATP-binding protein, which translates to MAIIEVKQLTKVFGHDAGRAIPLLEQGMSKEKIAQELKLTVGVNKAEFSIEEGEIFVIMGLSGSGKSTLVRLLNRLIEPTGGQVLFKGKDVVKMNPEQLRQFRRKNIGMVFQKFALFPHRSVLENAAYGLEVQGVDKKKRTELATEALHLVGLKGWENHRPDQLSGGMQQRVGLARGLANDPDILLMDEAFSALDPLIRKDMQQELLELQARVKKTIVFITHDLDEALRIGDRIALMKDGVIVQIGTPEEILIQPANKYVERFVEDVDLSKVLTAAHVMRQPETVRPERGPRVALQLMRDSGIFSLYVVDKENKLLGVITAEDALKALNDNKSILEVTRREIPRVQPETLLNDFFELISETHLPVAVVDEADKLKGIVIKGAVLSALAGNAVPEGGL; encoded by the coding sequence ATGGCTATTATAGAGGTGAAACAACTAACCAAAGTATTCGGTCATGATGCGGGACGCGCGATTCCTTTATTAGAGCAAGGGATGTCGAAGGAAAAAATTGCTCAGGAATTGAAGTTGACAGTCGGAGTCAACAAAGCCGAATTCAGCATTGAAGAAGGAGAAATATTCGTCATTATGGGTTTGTCCGGCAGCGGTAAGTCGACGCTGGTTCGTTTGTTGAACCGCTTGATTGAGCCTACAGGGGGGCAAGTTCTTTTTAAAGGGAAAGATGTTGTGAAAATGAATCCGGAGCAGCTGCGCCAATTCAGACGGAAGAACATCGGTATGGTGTTTCAGAAGTTCGCATTATTTCCACATCGAAGCGTACTGGAGAATGCAGCATACGGACTTGAAGTTCAGGGCGTAGATAAAAAGAAAAGAACTGAACTGGCAACGGAAGCTTTGCATCTGGTAGGTCTGAAAGGTTGGGAGAATCATCGTCCTGATCAACTCAGTGGAGGGATGCAGCAGCGTGTTGGACTGGCACGGGGCCTTGCCAACGACCCGGATATCCTGCTTATGGATGAGGCATTTAGTGCACTGGATCCGCTTATTCGTAAAGACATGCAGCAAGAGCTGCTGGAATTACAGGCCAGAGTGAAGAAAACCATCGTGTTCATCACTCATGATCTAGACGAAGCTTTGCGGATTGGAGATCGGATCGCACTGATGAAGGACGGAGTCATTGTGCAAATTGGTACACCGGAAGAAATCCTCATCCAACCTGCCAATAAATATGTAGAGCGATTCGTGGAGGATGTGGACTTGTCCAAGGTGTTGACTGCAGCTCATGTAATGCGTCAGCCGGAAACAGTCAGACCTGAACGCGGGCCTCGGGTAGCGCTTCAATTAATGCGTGACAGTGGTATATTCAGTCTGTATGTAGTGGACAAGGAAAATAAGCTTCTGGGTGTTATTACAGCTGAGGATGCCCTTAAGGCACTGAATGATAATAAATCTATTCTGGAAGTAACGCGGAGAGAAATCCCACGTGTACAACCGGAAACGCTACTCAATGATTTCTTTGAATTAATATCTGAGACACATTTGCCTGTAGCCGTCGTAGATGAAGCGGATAAATTGAAGGGTATTGTGATTAAAGGAGCCGTTCTTTCCGCACTCGCCGGCAACGCGGTACCGGAAGGAGGATTATAA